Genomic window (Candidatus Methylomirabilis sp.):
CGATTCCAACCTCAGGAAGCGCCGATTTGGGCGAAACCCAACACTATCCTCATCTCGCGATGGGCGATCCGACAATCTGGATCTCCAGTTCAAGCGCCACTCCTGTCTTGACCATCACTAGGGCTCTAGCTTGCTCGATCAGCCAGAGCACATCTGTCGCCGTAGCCCCGCCGAGATTTACGATAAAGTTACCGTGTTTCTCGGAGATCTGCGCTCCTCCACGCCGGAGCCCCTTGAGCCCCACCTGCTCCACCAGACGCCCCGCGAACTCTCCCGGAGGGTTCTTGAAGATGCACCCTGCCGACCTAACCTCCACAGGCTGCGTTAGATTCCTCTTCGCCAGCGACGTTGAGATCGTCCCTCTGATCGCTGCCGCCATTCCGCGTCGGAGCGTGAAGCAAGCTTCAACGATCACTGAACCTGCCGGAAGGATACAGTGCCTGTAACCCGGTCTGAGTTCCTCCCGCGTGAGATACCGCTCCTCGCCCAAGCCGTCCACAAGTCGAACCCAGTCCAGGTGATCGACGATGGCGCCCACGGGCGTCCCGGCATTCCCCCTGATCGCTCCTCCAACGGTTCCCGGCACTCCTGCCAGCCCTTCGAGACCGGTCAGGCTACTCATCGCGGAGAGGGCCAGCAGACGGCTTGTCCGCACGCCGGCCCCGCACCTGATCTGCTCACCGGTCGCTTGGAGTTCCAGAAAGGTTCGTGAGAGATTGATAACCAAACCCCTGACCCCTCCATCCAACACCAGCATATTACTTCCACTGCCGAGGATCAGGAGAGGAATCGCCTCGTCCCGCGTTACCTTGAGTAAGGTCTTCAGATCTTCAAGGCCAGCGGGGTAGACCATCACCTCGGCTGGGCCTCCGATCCGGAAGTAGGTATGCAGGGCGAGCGGCTCTTCAGTGAGGATCGTTCCCTTGATCACACCGTGCAGCCTTTCCTGCAACTTGAACTGCGTCGTAATCATTTCCGTCACACTTACTCTAACCCCTCCACCCTATACCCTGTCTTTCAGCCGGCCGAGAATCTGCTCGCCGGCCTTCCAGATGTCGCCCGCGCCCATGGTGATGACTAGGTCGCCGGGACGAGTCAACTCAAGGACCCGGTCCGGGATCTCTTCCTTGCGTTCCACATACAGGACCTCCGGTCCTCTCCGGCCGGCAACCCCGTCCGCAATCTGTCTACCCGAGACGCCGGTAATCGGCGCCTCCCCAGCCGGGTAGATCTCGGTGATGATCACCTGATCGGCCAGATCGAAGGCGGATGCGAACTCGGGTAGGAGCCTGCAGGTCCTGGTATAACGATGCGGCTGGAAGACGGCGATCAGCCGCCGATCAAATCCAGCCCTGGCCGCTCTCAGTGTGGCCTGGATCTCTGCCGGGTGATGGGCGTAATCGTCCACCACCATGATATCCTGAGGGCTTCCCTTTACCTGAAAACGTCGAGCGACACCGGAGAACTCCCCGAGCGCCGTCCGGATCACGGCAAACTCGATCTCCAGCTCGAGGCCCACTGCCATTGCCGCCAATGCATTCGACACATTATGCAATCCGGGAACCCTGAGTTGTATCTCCCCCAAAGGCTCTCCCCTGAACCTCACCTTGAAGTTGGAGTTGAGTCCGGTCAGCGAGATTCCCTCTGCCGTCAAATCGGCCCGCTCGTTACAGGCATACGAGATAATGCGTTTCTCCACCCTGGGCAACAGGTCCCGGATCTGTTCTTGATCGAGGCACAGAATAGCGGAGCCATAGAAAGGGACTTTATTGATGAACTCGAGGAACGTCTCTTTGATCTGCTGCAGATCACGGTAGTAATCGAGATGCTCGGCGTCGATGGTAGTCACGACGGCGATGGTAGGAGCCAGCTTGAGGAAGGAACCGTCGCTCTCGTCTGCCTCCGCGACCATGAACTCGCCACGCCCGAGCTTCGCATTGCTGCCAAGCGCATCCAGCCTGCCCCCGATGACTACCGTGGGGTCGAGGCCCGCCTTGGCCAGGACCGTGGCTACCATGGAGGTCGTCGTGGTCTTCCCATGGGTGCCGGCAACCGCGACGCCATACTTCATCCGCATCAGTTCAGCCAGCATCTCAGCTCGCTGAATGACCGGGATGGCGTGAACCTTCGCCGCGACAATCTCGGGATTCTCCGGCGAGACCGCCGAGGACCGGACCACAACGTCGGCATCCTGTACGTGGGCGGGATCGTGACCGATCTGAATGGCAATTCCCAACTCCTGGAGGCGAAGGGCGTGCTCTGACACCTTCAGATCGGAGCCGCTGACCTGATAGCCAAGATTGTGGAGGACCTCGGCAATTCCGCTCATTCCGACCCCCCCGATCCCGACGAAGTGGATGTGCCGAATCTTTTTAAACATGACCACAACTCCGAGTTCCGCTTCGCAATTCCGGGCTGGTCACTTGAAACTTGGCGCCTGGCACCCGGGCCGCAGTGAGCGTCACGAGATCGGCCAAGCGGGCTGCCGCATCCGGCTTCGCCAAGGCCTTCGCCCCGCGCGCCATAGCCTCAAGCCCCTCTCTGTCGCGAAGAAACGTCCGTATGAGCTCGGCCACTGCGGCGCCGCTCAACTCGCGGTCCAGGACCATCCGGGCTCCACCGGAGGCGATCAGCGCTTCAGCATTGTAGCGCTGGTGATCGTTGGCGGCAAAGGGGAACGGAACGAGCACTGACGGTTTCCCCAGGGCGCAGAGCTCTGCCACAGTGCCGGCCCCCGCCCGACAGAGGCAGAGATCGGCGGCGGCATACGCCACAGCCATCGCCTGGAAGAATGGCTCTACCACCGCGGGGCACCCAAGCGCATCATACCCTTGTCGAACAGCAGAAAGGTCGCGCGGACCCGTGGCATGAATGAACTGGATTCGCTCTCGCTCGTCTGTAAGCTGAGGGAGCGCCTCCATGACCGCTCGGTTCAGCCCGTGAGCCCCCTGACTGCCGCCGAAGATCAAAAGGGTAAATCGATTCGGATCGAGGCCCAAGCGGGTCGCTGCCTCTGTCCTGCTCACGCCGAAGAGCTCCGTTCGGACCGGATTGCCGGTCACAAGCACGCTGCCCTTGGGGAAAAAATCGGATGCCTCTTCAAAGGCGACCGCAACGCGATCAACGAACCTCCCCAACCATCGGTTGGCAAGCCCCGGCAAGGCGTTCTGTTCATGGATCACGGTTGGAACCCTTGTAAGCACTCCCGACAGCGTCATGGCAGCTGAGGCATAGCCACCAAACCCGACCACAACATCGGGACGGAACCGTCGAAGGATCGATAGAGACCGGATAAGACCTGAGGGGATCAGCATGAGGCTCCGAAGTCGCGACAGTAGCCGCTTGCCCTGCAGGCCTGAAGCCTTGATCCCCTCGAAGTCCCAACCTCTCGTGGCCAGCAACGTCGCCTCAACCCCTCCCTCGACGCCAACAAACAGGAGCGATAGGTCAGCCTGCCTTGACCTGAGTTCCTCGGCCAATGCAATAGCAGGAAAGAGGTGACCGCCAGTCCCGCCTCCTGTAATAATGGCCTTCACGCGAGTCGTCCTCTCGCCGTCTGACGACGGGAGATGCTGAGCAAGATCCCGATGCACAAAAAGGTAGTGACAAGGGATGTGCCGCCGAAGCTGACCAGTGGCAAAGGCAAACCCGTGATGGGTAGCAGGCCGACAACTACCCCAAGGTTGATGGCGGCTTGTGTTACGATAATAAAGGTAATCCCCATCGCCGCGTAAGCGCCAAACAGGTCAGGCGCCCGGAGTGCGATCCTGGTCCCGCGCCACAGGAGAATACCGAAGAGAAAGACCACCAGCAGCGTCCCCACGAGCCCTGCCTCCTCCCCGACAACGGCAAAGATAAACTCGGTATGGGACTCGGGCAGATAGCCCAGCTTCCCATAGCTGTCTCCGAGCCCTCGTCCCAGTAGTCCCCCAGGCCCTATTGCGTAGATTGACTGGTGGGTCTGATGCGCCGCCTGGGAGGAGGCGTGACTGGGATCCAGAATCGTCATCACGCGCGTTCTGGCATACGGGTGGGCCAGGACGAGCGTGACGGCAAGTGTCACCACCACAAGTACAACAATGCCCAGGTGGCTGAGACGGACGCCTGCCACGAAACAAAGCGCCATGGCTACGCACAGCAGGACTGCCACCATCCCAAAGTGAGGCTGCAATACAATCAGGCCACACACGAGTCCGGAAAGGATAAGCGGCAAGAGAAAGCGTTTGGCGAAGTGCTCCTCCCCATCGGCGCTTTTGGCAAAGTACCTGGCCAAGAGTAGAACGATAGAGAGCTTGGCAAGCTCGGAAGGTTGAAAGGAAACCCCGAACAGCCTGATCCACCGACGGGCGTTGTTGACCTTAACCCCGATTGATGGGACCAGCACCAGAACGAGGAGAAACAACGAGAAAAAGAACAACAGGGGCGCATACCGCTGAAATGTGCGGTAGTCGCGGTACATGGCCCAGACCATGACCATCAACCCGATCAGGGCCCAGAGGAGCTGCTTCTTCAGGAAAAAGAACGGATCGCCGTATTTCTCCTGAGCCTTGATAGCGCTCGCGCTATAGACCATCACGATACCGAGCCCGACCAGTAACAGGGCGACGCTGCACAGTAGCCTATCATAAGAGATGCGCTTACCAATCATGCGTGCCCCCGTATGCTGTAAATAGGAGGCAGAAGCCTCCGTACCGCCGCCTTGAAGACACGCCCCCTCTCTTCAAAATCAGTAAACATATCGAAGCTGGCGCAGGCCGGCGAAAGCAGCACAATATCCCCCGGCGATGCGGCGGCTGCGGCGCACCGAACGGCCTCCTCAAGACTCGAGGCCTCCTCCATCGGACAGGCTCCAGCCAACTCAAGCCGCAGTTTTGGAGCGGCCTGGCCGATCAGGATCAGCCTTTTTATCCGCTCGCGGGCAAGAGGCACCAGCGGCCTGAAGTCACCCTGCTTGTCCTTGCCGCCGGCGATGAGCACAATGGGGACAGTGAAACTTTGAAGTGATCGAACCACCGCCCCAACGTTTGTCCCCTTAGAGTCATCGATATACCGAACACCATCGATCTCGGCAACAAATTCCAGGCGGTGTGGGAGCCCTTCGAAGCTGGTGAGCGCATTCCGGATCGCCATAGGGGACACGCCGACTACCGCTGCCGCGAGGCTCGCAGCCAGGGCGTTCTCCAAATTATGCACCCCCTGGATCTTCACCTCGGACACCCGGCAGATCACCTCTTGCCTCCCGTCGAGGTTGAGGACCAAATGATCTCCCTCGACGTACGCCCCCGTATCGAGCGGTCTCGTTCGGCTGAATGCGATCCTCCGTCCCCTGACCTGCGCTGCCGCCTGGAGGACCAGCGGATCGTCCGCATTCACGATGGCAACGTCCGACGGTCTTTGGTTCTCGAAGATGCGGGTTTTGGCTCGGTAATAGTCCTCGACGCACGCATATCGGTCGAGATGATCAGGCGCGAGATTCAGGAGCAACGCCACGCGCGGCCTGAACTCCTCAATCGATTCCAATTGAAAGCTCGATAGCTCCGTCACTACACACTCGCCCGCCGCAAGAGAAGGCGCCACTTCGCAGAGGGGGGTTCCGATGTTGCCGGCCACATGCGAAGGCAAACCCGCTTGCGTGAGTATCGCGCCCAGAAGGGTCGTGGTAGTACTCTTGCCGTTGGTCCCGGTGATTCCTATGAATGTGGCTTCACTGTATCGGTAGGCCAACTCGACCTCGCCGATAAGCGGGATGCCTGCCTCACGGACCCGCTGAAACAGCGGCTCACGGAGATCGATCCCCGGGCTTACCACGACGAGATCGGCCGAGAGTAAAGACTGCAGACGATGCTCGCCCAGTTCAAGACTGACCCCGTCCTGCTCCAGGCCGCAGATGTCAGCACCGATCTCACGCTCACTCCTGCGGTCGGTACCGATGACCGTAGCCCCCTGCTTGAGTAACAGGCGGCAGGCCGCCTCCCCGGATCGCGCCAACCCCACGACCACTACCCGCTTGCCGGCCAGATCGATCATTACAGGCTCCACTTCACCTCAATTTCAATGTCGTGAGCGAAAGCAGGGCCAGGATAAAGGAGATGATCCAGAACCGAACAATGATCTTCGGCTCCGCCATCCCGTTCAGCTCATAGTGGTGATGGATCGGCGCCATCCGGAAGACCCGTCGGCCGGTCGTCCGGTAGGAGAAGACCTGCAGGATCACTGAGATGGCCTCCGCCACGAACACCCCCCCGACGATGAGCAGGAGTAACTCGCTTTTAACCAGGACAGCGAGCGTTGCCACGGCGGCCCCAAGCGCGAGCGATCCGGTGTCGCCCATAAAGAGCTGCGCGGGGTATGCGTTGTACCAGAGAAACCCCAGGCTGGCCCCAACGATGGCGCCGCCAAAGACGGTGAGCTCCGAGCTTCCCCTCACGAAGACCACCTGCAGGTAGTGGGCGATGCTGGCATTCCCTGCAACGTACGCCAGGATCGTGTACGCCGCAGCCGTCATCAGAATCGGGCCGATAGCCAGTCCATCCAGGCCATCGGTCAGGTTTACCGCATTTGACGTGCCAACGATGACCAGCATCACAAACAGGACGTAGCCCCAGCCCAGATCCGGCATCCAGTGTTTGAGGAAGGGAATAGCCAGCTTCGTGGTGGACGGATCGACCGGGTTGATATACAGGCAGAGCCCAACAAGCAGGCTGGGAATCGCCTGCCACAACAGTTTTGCTCTGGCCGAAAGCCCCTTGCTGTTCTTGGACACCACCTTCAGGTAGTCGTCGATGAACCCCACCGCCCCCATCCAGACCATACAAAATAGGGCAAGCCAGACGAATCGGTTGGCCAGGTTCGCCCAGAGCAACGTGGCGATGAACACAGAGGCCAGGATCAGGAGGCCGCCCATCGTGGGCGTCCCGGCCTTCTGCAGATGATCCGCTGGTCCGTCGTCCCTGATGCTCTGGCCGATCTGTAGCTCCCGAAGCTTGCGGATCAGCGCAGGTCCCAGCAGTAAACTGATCAGCAGCGCGGTGAGGATAGCCCCAGCCGTGCGAAAGGTGACGTACCGAAAGACGTTGAAGATAGAGTAGGTCTGGTGTAACGGGAAGAGAAGATGATAGAGCATTGAGTCTCATTTCCCCGGCGTCACCAGATGCCGTCGATCCACCAACGCCCTGCCTTCTGTCGATTTGAAATGGGTTGAACGCTTGTCTCGATGGGCCTCAAGCGCCAATTCCACCAGACGAACGACGAGATCCGCAGGCTTCACCCCGCTCCGCTCCCAAAGGGTAAAGGAAAGCGACCCAGGCATGGTATTGACCTCATTGACGTACGGTTTCATCGCGGCTGAGTCGATAAGAAAATCAACCCGGGAGATCCCGCGCGCGTCGATCGCCTGAAAGGCAGCTGCCGCCATGGACCGTATCTCATCAGCGAGGGTCTTTGGAATCCTGGCGGGAATGACACTTGGCGCCAGGTCCGCGCTCCCAGGCAGCTTGTCCTCCGGGTATTTGTCACGATAGCCCACAACCTCGCCAGAGCTGATGAGCTCCTCACATTCCGAGACGGTCAACGCATGGTTGCCCAGAACGCCGCATTGCACCTCGACACGCTGCTCAACAGCCCGCTCGACCAGCACGCGATGACTGAATCGCATCGCGCGCTTCGCCAGGCTCAACGCTTCGGCCGCATCATGAGCCACACCGATCCCAACGCTGGAGCCGGCTACGGCAGGCTTGACCACTACCGGGTAGCTCAGCCTGCGCTCAATCGCCTGTACGACGGCCGCTTCATCCTCCAACAGTTCACGCCGGGTAATGCCAATCCCCTCAACAACCGGCAGGCCTGCGCCCTGAAAGATGAGTTTGGAGATGATCTTGTCCATTCCCGCGGCCGAGGCGACGACCCCAGCCCCGACATACGGCAGATCGGCCATTTCAAACAGACCCTGGATCGTTCCATCCTCGCCGTGTGTCCCATGAATGACCGGGAAGGCCAAGTCGATTGTGGGGTAAAGCTGCTTACGAAGCCAGCCTTTCCGCTCCTGCTGTGGCATCAACGCGCCGACCGATGGGTCCGGCGCCAGAAAGAGCGGCTCAACGCCCGTCGCGCTCAGTCCCCGATCCAGATTGTCAAGCTGAGGCGTGTATCGTTCCCGATTCAGCCTCAGCTTGTCCGCATCGATCTTCGCTCGCTCAGTCGGTCCCGCCATGACGCTTCGTTCCGCCAGCCTCCGTATCTCGGCATCGACGGACAACAGATCCCGAACCGACTCACCAGTGAGCCACGTGCCCTCCGCCGTGAGAAAGATCGGCAGCGTCTCAAACTGGTCCTGCAACGAGAGGAGAACCTCATAGACCTTGCTGGCGGTCATGATGGAGATCTCTCGCTCCACCGAGCGACTTCCGAAGATCAGCCCTATGCGTCTGATGGCGCCACTCATGCGAACTCCAGGTACGTATCAGGCAGTCGATTCTCGTAGAGCAGGACATCGCCCTCTCGGACGATCGCCTTGAGGTAGTCTGTCACTTCACCGCTGTGCCGAGCCACCAGGACCCGGCTACCGGCAAAACCACCCTCGCGAAGCCCTTCACGTAGCGGTTGCGTCTGCTGTGGCCCGACCAGCAGGACGTAATCACACACCGCAGCGGCAGCCCGGCCAAACCGGCGGTTCTCCTCCGCCTCGATCTGGCCCAACTCCACCAGACCCGGCGTAATCAAGATCTTCGAGCCCCCCTCAAACTGGCTGAGGACCTCAAGGGCCATCTGCGCCCCGAGCGGGTTGGCATTGGCGACATCGATCAGCTTGATAACCCCGCCCTCTTCGCGGAGTTCCAGGCGCTTGGGCGCCGGCGTGAGAGACTTTACCCCATCGGCAATCTCCTCCAGGGGCACGCCGCACTCTAACGCAGCGGCTGTCGCCCCCAGGATATTGGCAATGTTCCAGCCTCCCAGCAGCTTGGTCTCGAACATGGCCGCGCCGTGCTCGGTCTCCACACGAAAGGCCGAGCCATGACTGGACAGTTTAATATCTTTCCCCCGGATGTCCAGAGCCCGCTCGTCCTCACCGACTCCGTACAAGCGCACGCGCCGACCTTCCCGCCTCGCGCGTTCGGCCAGTCGCAGAGCGCCTGGATCGTCAGCGTTCACGATCGCCAGGCCACCCGGTGGAAGCGAATCGATCAGCTCATACTTCGCCTCGGCGATCCGCTCCGGCGTGCCGAACCGCTCGAGGTGCTGGACCCCAACTGCTGTGAGGATGCCGAGCCGGGGCCGCAGGATCTCGCATACCTCCCTGATCTCGCCGGGGCCGTATGCCGCCACCTCAACGACGAAGAACTG
Coding sequences:
- the murB gene encoding UDP-N-acetylmuramate dehydrogenase, whose amino-acid sequence is MITTQFKLQERLHGVIKGTILTEEPLALHTYFRIGGPAEVMVYPAGLEDLKTLLKVTRDEAIPLLILGSGSNMLVLDGGVRGLVINLSRTFLELQATGEQIRCGAGVRTSRLLALSAMSSLTGLEGLAGVPGTVGGAIRGNAGTPVGAIVDHLDWVRLVDGLGEERYLTREELRPGYRHCILPAGSVIVEACFTLRRGMAAAIRGTISTSLAKRNLTQPVEVRSAGCIFKNPPGEFAGRLVEQVGLKGLRRGGAQISEKHGNFIVNLGGATATDVLWLIEQARALVMVKTGVALELEIQIVGSPIAR
- the murC gene encoding UDP-N-acetylmuramate--L-alanine ligase; protein product: MFKKIRHIHFVGIGGVGMSGIAEVLHNLGYQVSGSDLKVSEHALRLQELGIAIQIGHDPAHVQDADVVVRSSAVSPENPEIVAAKVHAIPVIQRAEMLAELMRMKYGVAVAGTHGKTTTTSMVATVLAKAGLDPTVVIGGRLDALGSNAKLGRGEFMVAEADESDGSFLKLAPTIAVVTTIDAEHLDYYRDLQQIKETFLEFINKVPFYGSAILCLDQEQIRDLLPRVEKRIISYACNERADLTAEGISLTGLNSNFKVRFRGEPLGEIQLRVPGLHNVSNALAAMAVGLELEIEFAVIRTALGEFSGVARRFQVKGSPQDIMVVDDYAHHPAEIQATLRAARAGFDRRLIAVFQPHRYTRTCRLLPEFASAFDLADQVIITEIYPAGEAPITGVSGRQIADGVAGRRGPEVLYVERKEEIPDRVLELTRPGDLVITMGAGDIWKAGEQILGRLKDRV
- the murG gene encoding undecaprenyldiphospho-muramoylpentapeptide beta-N-acetylglucosaminyltransferase; amino-acid sequence: MKAIITGGGTGGHLFPAIALAEELRSRQADLSLLFVGVEGGVEATLLATRGWDFEGIKASGLQGKRLLSRLRSLMLIPSGLIRSLSILRRFRPDVVVGFGGYASAAMTLSGVLTRVPTVIHEQNALPGLANRWLGRFVDRVAVAFEEASDFFPKGSVLVTGNPVRTELFGVSRTEAATRLGLDPNRFTLLIFGGSQGAHGLNRAVMEALPQLTDERERIQFIHATGPRDLSAVRQGYDALGCPAVVEPFFQAMAVAYAAADLCLCRAGAGTVAELCALGKPSVLVPFPFAANDHQRYNAEALIASGGARMVLDRELSGAAVAELIRTFLRDREGLEAMARGAKALAKPDAAARLADLVTLTAARVPGAKFQVTSPELRSGTRSCGHV
- the ftsW gene encoding putative lipid II flippase FtsW, coding for MIGKRISYDRLLCSVALLLVGLGIVMVYSASAIKAQEKYGDPFFFLKKQLLWALIGLMVMVWAMYRDYRTFQRYAPLLFFFSLFLLVLVLVPSIGVKVNNARRWIRLFGVSFQPSELAKLSIVLLLARYFAKSADGEEHFAKRFLLPLILSGLVCGLIVLQPHFGMVAVLLCVAMALCFVAGVRLSHLGIVVLVVVTLAVTLVLAHPYARTRVMTILDPSHASSQAAHQTHQSIYAIGPGGLLGRGLGDSYGKLGYLPESHTEFIFAVVGEEAGLVGTLLVVFLFGILLWRGTRIALRAPDLFGAYAAMGITFIIVTQAAINLGVVVGLLPITGLPLPLVSFGGTSLVTTFLCIGILLSISRRQTARGRLA
- the murD gene encoding UDP-N-acetylmuramoyl-L-alanine--D-glutamate ligase translates to MIDLAGKRVVVVGLARSGEAACRLLLKQGATVIGTDRRSEREIGADICGLEQDGVSLELGEHRLQSLLSADLVVVSPGIDLREPLFQRVREAGIPLIGEVELAYRYSEATFIGITGTNGKSTTTTLLGAILTQAGLPSHVAGNIGTPLCEVAPSLAAGECVVTELSSFQLESIEEFRPRVALLLNLAPDHLDRYACVEDYYRAKTRIFENQRPSDVAIVNADDPLVLQAAAQVRGRRIAFSRTRPLDTGAYVEGDHLVLNLDGRQEVICRVSEVKIQGVHNLENALAASLAAAVVGVSPMAIRNALTSFEGLPHRLEFVAEIDGVRYIDDSKGTNVGAVVRSLQSFTVPIVLIAGGKDKQGDFRPLVPLARERIKRLILIGQAAPKLRLELAGACPMEEASSLEEAVRCAAAAASPGDIVLLSPACASFDMFTDFEERGRVFKAAVRRLLPPIYSIRGHA
- the mraY gene encoding phospho-N-acetylmuramoyl-pentapeptide-transferase; the encoded protein is MLYHLLFPLHQTYSIFNVFRYVTFRTAGAILTALLISLLLGPALIRKLRELQIGQSIRDDGPADHLQKAGTPTMGGLLILASVFIATLLWANLANRFVWLALFCMVWMGAVGFIDDYLKVVSKNSKGLSARAKLLWQAIPSLLVGLCLYINPVDPSTTKLAIPFLKHWMPDLGWGYVLFVMLVIVGTSNAVNLTDGLDGLAIGPILMTAAAYTILAYVAGNASIAHYLQVVFVRGSSELTVFGGAIVGASLGFLWYNAYPAQLFMGDTGSLALGAAVATLAVLVKSELLLLIVGGVFVAEAISVILQVFSYRTTGRRVFRMAPIHHHYELNGMAEPKIIVRFWIISFILALLSLTTLKLR
- a CDS encoding D-alanine--D-alanine ligase translates to MSGAIRRIGLIFGSRSVEREISIMTASKVYEVLLSLQDQFETLPIFLTAEGTWLTGESVRDLLSVDAEIRRLAERSVMAGPTERAKIDADKLRLNRERYTPQLDNLDRGLSATGVEPLFLAPDPSVGALMPQQERKGWLRKQLYPTIDLAFPVIHGTHGEDGTIQGLFEMADLPYVGAGVVASAAGMDKIISKLIFQGAGLPVVEGIGITRRELLEDEAAVVQAIERRLSYPVVVKPAVAGSSVGIGVAHDAAEALSLAKRAMRFSHRVLVERAVEQRVEVQCGVLGNHALTVSECEELISSGEVVGYRDKYPEDKLPGSADLAPSVIPARIPKTLADEIRSMAAAAFQAIDARGISRVDFLIDSAAMKPYVNEVNTMPGSLSFTLWERSGVKPADLVVRLVELALEAHRDKRSTHFKSTEGRALVDRRHLVTPGK
- the murF gene encoding UDP-N-acetylmuramoyl-tripeptide--D-alanyl-D-alanine ligase, which produces MVVVVTRHLDLIYLTQLERYNSARLRGWIARHWGIALDGRGALVQVAVLGAGILLAWLPLPDIPGLGHAGTGTFYIVWLGAGIWLRARWSSLQVSQRLQWTPRAVRVAAVTFVLAAAVMFAASWLTVILVSRLIPAPRALLVGIGLAAGLLVISEVAAGTVFAANLSLAPLEQAINHRFYAQAKVRMRQYPGEVVGITGSYGKTTTKFILATLLQRRYSVFKTPDGVNTTMGIVRVVRETLRDDHQFFVVEVAAYGPGEIREVCEILRPRLGILTAVGVQHLERFGTPERIAEAKYELIDSLPPGGLAIVNADDPGALRLAERARREGRRVRLYGVGEDERALDIRGKDIKLSSHGSAFRVETEHGAAMFETKLLGGWNIANILGATAAALECGVPLEEIADGVKSLTPAPKRLELREEGGVIKLIDVANANPLGAQMALEVLSQFEGGSKILITPGLVELGQIEAEENRRFGRAAAAVCDYVLLVGPQQTQPLREGLREGGFAGSRVLVARHSGEVTDYLKAIVREGDVLLYENRLPDTYLEFA